One Alphaproteobacteria bacterium LSUCC0396 genomic region harbors:
- a CDS encoding peroxiredoxin, translated as MHPSDDREQLPETTYRSLIGSPAIDFAARSTMGEVRLSALAGRWILLFCHPADFTPVCTSEFVALAREQDKFAEMDVQLLGLSVDSVYSHMGWVEWIETEFDLSVKFPVIEDVSMDIARAYGMIDSHSDTTSTVRACMFIDPAQKVQALIHYPMHIGRSVDELLRVQRALIDTYQTPRAAPANWKPGDAFMQSAADAVSGGTKGWLQRVMRSISK; from the coding sequence ATGCACCCATCCGACGATCGCGAGCAACTACCAGAGACAACTTATAGATCCTTGATAGGCTCGCCGGCAATTGATTTTGCGGCACGGTCAACAATGGGCGAGGTGCGCTTATCGGCGCTTGCTGGCCGCTGGATTTTGCTGTTTTGCCATCCGGCCGATTTTACCCCTGTTTGCACATCCGAATTTGTTGCGCTGGCACGCGAACAGGATAAGTTTGCCGAAATGGATGTACAGCTTTTGGGGCTGTCGGTTGATAGTGTATATAGCCATATGGGCTGGGTCGAATGGATCGAAACTGAATTTGACCTAAGCGTCAAATTTCCGGTGATCGAAGATGTGTCGATGGATATTGCCCGCGCCTATGGCATGATTGACAGCCACAGTGACACCACATCGACAGTACGCGCTTGTATGTTTATTGACCCTGCGCAAAAGGTGCAGGCGCTAATCCATTATCCGATGCATATTGGCCGGTCTGTTGATGAATTGCTGCGCGTGCAGCGCGCCCTCATCGACACCTATCAAACGCCAAGGGCAGCACCGGCAAATTGGAAACCGGGTGATGCTTTTATGCAATCTGCGGCTGATGCCGTATCTGGTGGCACCAAAGGCTGGCTTCAACGGGTGATGCGGTCAATCTCGAAATAA